CAACCAGCATATTATGTTCGGCCAGCTCCTTTTCATCTGCAAGCAGCTCTGTTCCCAGTGCTTTATCTTCCTCATCGTTTTTTCCTCTCGGTCTGGTACCAGCGAGAGGAAAGGTGTGAAGTACACCATTTTCCAGCTTTACCAAGGTCTCAGGCGAAGCGCCTGCAACCTCGACATCCGTTCCTGAAAAATAGAACATATAAGGAGACGGATTGATCGTTCGGAGAACACGGTAGGTATTGAGCAGGCTTCCTTCAAAGGGAGAAGACAGTCGGTTTGACAGCACAATTTGAAAGATGTTTCCCTCATGAATATGGTGTTTTGCCTTTTCCACCATGGCACAGAACTGTTCTTTGCCAAACAGCGATGTAACCTCTCCCAGAAGTTTTCCGCCTGGCTCCCCCCTCTTTTCTCCATTTCTAAGAAGTTCAATCAGTCGCTTCAGTTCCATAACTGCTTTATTATATCTGACCTCAACATCATCAAGCGACATATTGACAATAAGAACGATTTTTTGCCTGAGATGATCAAAAGCGATGACCTTATCAAAAAGCATCAGATCAACATCCTTAAAATCCTCTGTGTCTTTGGCGTCGCATTTCACTGTTGGTTCACTGTAACCAAGATAGTCATATGAAAAATATCCGACAAGACCTCCCGTAAATGGCGGAAGATAATCAAAGCGCGGGCTTTTATAATCTGCAAGGATCTGCCGCAGATAGTCGGACGGATGTTCGGTTTTTAATTTCAGATTTCCGATTTTCATTTCACCATCTACGCAAGTAATTTCCATCTTTGGATCAAAGCCGAGGAATGTATAACGTCCCCAGGTTTCGTTCGCCTGGGCGGATTCCAGCATATAACAGTGAGTCGATACATTTTTCAGTATCTTTATGATTTCGATGGGGGTTGTGAAATCGGAAAGTATTTCGCAGCTGACCGGCAGCACATTGTAGTTTACATCTGAAGCAATCTCTCTGACTTCAGCTAACGTTGGAAGAATTTTCATTACCTGCACCTCCAAATTGATAACATTACATTAATTTCGGTTACGATCAAGATTCTTATTTAAATTCTATATCCGGCGCACAAAAGCACCGCCAATATCTCGTCAACAGCATATTGCAACCTCCTTTTAAAAAAGCTCCTTTGACTAATATCTCTCGTCAAAGAAGCTTTATAAAAATAAAAAACGTCCCTGACAGAAGTATAGCCTCTGTCAAGGACGAATAGATGCATCTACAGTATGACTCTACCCGCGGTGCCACCTTGATTCACGGTATAACCCGTGCGCTTAGCAGGATACCAACATATCCCCGGCAACTGACGTATGCCCACACGTTGCAGAATACTCTGGGAAAAGATCCCATTTGACTGCACCCTCAGCGGTCCATTTGACAACTTGTTTCTTGCCTGATTCTCAGCACCTCAGACTCTCTGTAAAGGCATCATTGCCGTTATCTCCGCTTCAACGGTTTACTATGTTAAATTGCTTTGGATTTTAGCACAAACGAAATAATGTGTCAATGATATTTTTTACGCTTGTTAGAGAAACCTTGTTAGAGAAATATTCTACGATAATGGTAAGCTTTTGCCTAACTTTCCTTTTCAACTATATCCATTATCTTCTTTCACTATAATTTTTCTAGTTATTCACTGCATGGCGCTTCGTTCATTAACGGCTTTGCCAGAGTTGCTTCCACCAAAGAGAAAGCAATAGGCGCTGCCGTTGGTGCTGTTGGTGGGCTTGTCTCTGGAATGAAACAGTCCTGATAAAAATCCCATAAATATTCCTTTCTGCCTCAAAGGGCGTATAAAATTCAAAGTTTCGTCATAAAACAATCTATGCAAATGCTTGCAATCGCAAGCAAAAGCGAATATAATAAAGAAAAAGGAGGCGATACTATGGCAAATACATCCGCTGTTTATGCAAGAATAGATACCAATCTCAAGGATAATGCTGAGAGCATTCTTTCTCAGCTTGGCATTTCTCCATCCAGTGCAATTCAGATGCTTTATAGCCAGATTGTACTGAAGAAGGGTATGCCATTTGAATTGAAACTTCCTTCTTCTAAGCCATTAGCTGTTGGTGCAATGACCAGAGAACAGCTTGATGCAGAACTCCAAAAGGGTGTTGATTCCATCAAAGCAGGAAAGGTATATTCTGCAGATGAAATCGATGCGGCACTTGCAAAGGAATTTGGCATATGACGGATAGCTATAAGGTCGGCTATTCTGTAGATGCACTTGACGATTTACGTGAAATCTATTCGTACATTGCGAATGAACTCCTGGCTCCGGAGACTGCTACTGCTCAGCTGGGCCACATACGAAAAGAGGTTCGTTCATTGGATTTCATGCCGGCTCGTTATGCGTTAGTTGACTGGGAGCCTTGGCATTCGATGAAAATGCATCACCTTCCGGTAGATAACTTTATTGTGTATTATCTTGTTGATGACGAGAAAAGGGCAGTTACAGTAGCTCGAATATTCTACGGTGGCCGTGATATTGAAGGAATCATAAATTCAAATAAATAAACAGTAATGGAGCTTTTTGTATAAAAAACAAGGGCTCCATTTTTATATGAACAAAATTCCTCTGTCATCGTAGACAGAAGCACCTGTATTGTTTCCACAGCGGATCGCACGGTCAAGTCCCATTATGGTAGCAACAGCACCGTCGATTTTCTCTGTGGATTTTTCTTTGTCTGTCTTTATATTTCCTGCTGGATCCGTGCGGATATAGATGTTATCCATCATCCAGCGAAGTCTTTACTTATGCTAATTCTTTTATTGCATACGACATTATTGCAAAAGCAGCTGGCCATCCTGATAGGGATACAATATTACTTCTCTTTGCTAATTCCGATACTCCGTATGTCAAATTATCTTCGCACACATTATCCATATTTTACCGTTTGTACTTGCTCCGCATACAAAGCTTACAGCACCCGATGGTGTATTAAACAGCATGTCTTCCTGAAGTACAAAATTCTCATCGATTTGAGACTTATACTGTTGCCTTTTTTTTAATCGTATACTCCGGACAACTCTTTGTCGTCTTGTCTGAAATTGTACTTCCTTTTTTTACAACAAATC
This window of the Mediterraneibacter gnavus ATCC 29149 genome carries:
- a CDS encoding anthranilate synthase component I family protein, whose product is MKILPTLAEVREIASDVNYNVLPVSCEILSDFTTPIEIIKILKNVSTHCYMLESAQANETWGRYTFLGFDPKMEITCVDGEMKIGNLKLKTEHPSDYLRQILADYKSPRFDYLPPFTGGLVGYFSYDYLGYSEPTVKCDAKDTEDFKDVDLMLFDKVIAFDHLRQKIVLIVNMSLDDVEVRYNKAVMELKRLIELLRNGEKRGEPGGKLLGEVTSLFGKEQFCAMVEKAKHHIHEGNIFQIVLSNRLSSPFEGSLLNTYRVLRTINPSPYMFYFSGTDVEVAGASPETLVKLENGVLHTFPLAGTRPRGKNDEEDKALGTELLADEKELAEHNMLVDLGRNDLGKISKFGTVQVEKLHSVERFSHVMHIGSTVRGEITEKHDALDAIEAVLPAGTLSGAPKIRACQLIGELENNKRGIYGGAIGYIDFTGNMDTCIAIRIAYKKNGKVFVRSGAGIVADSVPEKEYEECINKARSSLKALKLAQEAEL
- a CDS encoding type II toxin-antitoxin system RelB/DinJ family antitoxin, which produces MANTSAVYARIDTNLKDNAESILSQLGISPSSAIQMLYSQIVLKKGMPFELKLPSSKPLAVGAMTREQLDAELQKGVDSIKAGKVYSADEIDAALAKEFGI
- a CDS encoding type II toxin-antitoxin system RelE/ParE family toxin, translating into MTDSYKVGYSVDALDDLREIYSYIANELLAPETATAQLGHIRKEVRSLDFMPARYALVDWEPWHSMKMHHLPVDNFIVYYLVDDEKRAVTVARIFYGGRDIEGIINSNK
- a CDS encoding DUF4357 domain-containing protein — its product is MLFNTPSGAVSFVCGASTNGKIWIMCAKII